From Pyrenophora tritici-repentis strain M4 chromosome 1, whole genome shotgun sequence, the proteins below share one genomic window:
- a CDS encoding NAD-specific glutamate dehydrogenase produces the protein MASTPIDAANGQPQNKQLDQVVNQPDRRPSPLPTHLSLPGSGYSTPRTIPQEGSGGSGYVAPVFEGKEKQMEAVMDGVEEKGFMPPELVESETKWFYNELGIDDMYFATETVEAIISHIHSLYAAKVAAYARDDKRLEIRLEKEAADHAVYIDTSRPGVSVIDGPQYEQRLGKRYLAVSKPGLAYRVESFRSESPLPGSEDQQLRCYFVYQCDFVEPNPSETETDIEKIGDKRFLQKATANTKVIYQQILQVAAERTGPVIDHFDIEGSRDKRLVVGFKRGSALGLFSALSDLYHYYGLTTSRKYVEQFSNGYTVMSLYLRPLPGAAGAKHPPIEASIHQITKEVSLLYCLPQNKFQTLFATSRLSLQETIYAHCVWVFITHFLNRLGSEYTALSAILDTENSVHAELLSKLKRRLRAETFTADYIYEIIMTYPELVHTLYLPFAKTHYVQTRGQEDDFLPTLSYLRLQVDKVQTDKELTDTINKAVVNDHHEMVMTSFRVFNSSVLKTNFYTPTKVAISFRMNPNFLPSSEYPQPLYGMFLVIGSEFRGFHLRFRDIARGGIRIVKSRSQEAYSINARSMFDENYNLANTQQRKNKDIPEGGSKGVVLLDFKHQDKARGAFEKYIDSILDLLLPPTSPGIKDPIVDLHGKEEILFMGPDENTADLVDWATEHARIRGAPWWKSFFTGKSPKLGGIPHDRYGMTTLSVREYVLGIYRKLNLDPSKVRKLQTGGPDGDLGSNEILLSNEKYVAIIDGSGVLVDHKGINHPELIRLAKGRKMINEFDISKLSSEGYRVLVDDTNVRLPNGDLVYNGTTFRNTFHLRSDMHYDTFVPCGGRPESIDLSTASKLIVDGKSVIPYIVEGANLFITQDAKLRLEKAGCILYKDASANKGGVTSSSLEVLASLSFDDESFIKHMCVGEDGQAPEFYNNYVREVQKTIQNNARLEFEAIWREHQATGQPRSTLSDTLSTAITKLDEELQNTDLWKNVEFRKSVLKEALPNILLEKIGLDKIIERVPDNYLRAIFGSYLASRFVYEHGVSASQFAFFDFMKVPNRRSMFTNFFTNVG, from the exons ATGGCTTCCACCCCAATTGATGCTGCCAATGGACAGCCTCAGAACAAGCAGCTCGACCAGGTCGTCAACCAGCCAGACCGACGCCCCTCGCCCCTCCCCACACATCTGAGCTTGCCCGGCTCAGGATACTCGACACCCCGCACAATTCCCCAAGAAGGCTCGGGCGGCTCAGGATATGTCGCGCCCGTCTTCGAGGGCAAGGAGAAGCAGATGGAGGCCGTCATGGACGGTGTCGAGGAGAAGGGCTTCATGCCTCCAGAGCTTGTTGAGTCGGAAACAAAGTGGTTCTACAACGAGCTGGGCATTGACGACATGTACTTTGCTACCGAGACAGTAGAAGC AATCATAAGCCATATCCACTCCCTCTACGCTGCAAAGGTCGCCGCTTATGCGAGGGACGACAAGCGTCTTGAGATCCGGCTCGAGAAGGAGGCCGCAGACCACGCCGTGTACATTGATACCAGCAGACCCGGTGTGTCTGTCATAGACGGTCCCCAATACGAACAGCGCCTAGGCAAGAGGTACCTGGCTGTCTCAAAGCCAGGCCTTGCCTACCGTGTGGAGAGTTTCCGCTCCGAGAGCCCGCTGCCAGGAAGCGAGGACCAACAATTGCGCTGCTACTTTGTCTACCAATGTGACTTTGTGGAGCCCAACCCCAGCGAGACCGAAACCGACATTGAGAAGATTGGTGACAAGCGCTTCTTGCAAAAGGCGACTGCCAACACAAAGGTCATCTACCAACAGATTCTGCAAGTCGCTGCAGAGCGAACTGGCCCTGTCATTGACCACTTTGACATTGAAGGCTCAAGAGACAAGCGGTTGGTCGTTGGTTTCAAGCGCGGCAGTGCCCTTGGTCTGTTCAGCGCCTTGAGCGACTTGTACCATTACTACGGTCTGACGACGTCGCGAAAGTATGTCGAGCAATTCTCCAACGGTTACACAGTCATGTCTCTGTACCTGCGTCCACTACCTGGTGCCGCTGGAGCCAAGCACCCACCCATCGAGGCGTCGATTCACCAGATCACCAAGGAGGTTTCGCTGCTCTACTGTCTCCCACAAAACAAGTTCCAGACGCTCTTTGCCACCAGCAGATTGAGTCTGCAGGAGACCATTTACGCACACTGTGTATGGGTCTTCATCACCCACTTCCTTAACCGTCTGGGAAGCGAGTACACGGCTCTATCAGCCATCTTGGACACGGAGAACAGCGTACACGCCGAGTTGCTATCTAAGCTCAAGCGCAGATTGCGTGCTGAGACCTTCACCGCTGATTACATCTACGAGATCATCATGACATACCCCGAGCTTGTACACACCCTGTACCTGCCGTTCGCCAAGACTCACTACGTGCAGACGAGGGGACAGGAGGATGATTTCCTACCAACCCTGAGTTATCTCCGCCTACAGGTCGACAAGGTCCAGACTGACAAGGAGCTGACTGACACCATCAACAAGGCCGTCGTCAACGACCACCACGAGATGGTCATGACCTCTTTCCGTGTCTTCAACAGCTCTGTGCTCAAGACCAACTTTTACACCCCTACCAAGGTTGCCATCAGCTTCCGCATGAACCCCAACTTCCTCCCATCGTCGGAATACCCCCAGCCATTGTACGGAATGTTCCTCGTCATTGGCTCCGAGTTCCGTGGTTTCCACCTTCGTTTCCGCGACATTGCTCGTGGCGGTATCCGTATCGTCAAGTCTAGGAGTCAGGAAGcatactccatcaacgcgcGTTCCATGTTTGACGAGAACTACAACCTCGCAAACACACAACAGCGCAAGAACAAGGATATCCCTGAGGGTGGTTCCAAGGGTGTCGTTTTGCTTGACTTTAAGCATCAGGACAAGGCGCGGGGTGCTTTTGAAAAATACATTGACAGTATCCTCGATCTGCTCCTGCCGCCTACTAGTCCTGGTATCAAGGACCCTATTGTAGATCTGCATGGCAAGGAGGAAATTCTCTTCATGGGTCCTGATGAGAACACTGCCGATCTTGTCGACTGGGCTACCGAGCATGCTCGCATTCGTGGTGCGCCGTGGTGGAAGTCTTTCTTCACTGGAAAGAGCCCCAAGCTGGGTGGTATTCCTCACGACCGCTATGGCATGACTACCTTGTCCGTTCGCGAGTACGTCTTGGGTATCTACCGCAAACTCAACCTCGACCCCAGCAAAGTCCGCAAGTTGCAGACCGGTGGCCCTGATGGTGACCTTGGATCGAACGAGATCTTGCTCAGCAACGAGAAGTACGTTGCCATTATAGATGGTTCCGGTGTTCTAGTCGACCACAAGGGTATCAATCACCCGGAGCTCATTCGCCTGGCCAAGGGACGCAAGATGATCAACGAGTTTGACATTTCCAAGCTTTCTTCAGAGGGTTACCGCGTTCTGGTCGACGACACCAACGTACGCCTTCCTAATGGAGACCTTGTCTACAACGGTACCACCTTCCGAAACACATTCCATCTTCGCAGCGACATGCACTACGACACTTTTGTTCCCTGCGGTGGTCGACCTGAATCCATTGACCTGTCGACCGCGAGCAAGCTCATTGTTGACGGCAAGTCAGTAATCCCATACATTGTCGAAGGTGCCAACCTCTTCATCACCCAAGACGCCAAGCTCCGTCTCGAGAAGGCCGGCTGCATTTTGTACAAGGATGCCTCCGCCAACAAGGGCGGTGTTACATCTTCCTCGCTCGAGGTCCTTGCCTCCTTGTCCTTTGACGATGAAAGCTTCATCAAGCACATGTGCGTTGGCGAAGACGGCCAAGCCCCAGAGTTCTACAACAACTACGTCCGCGAAGTCCAAAAGACTATCCAGAACAACGCTCGTCTCGAATTCGAAGCCATCTGGCGCGAACACCAGGCCACAGGCCAGCCTCGCAGCACTCTTAGTGACACTCTCAGTACCGCCATCACCAAGCTGGACGAGGAGCTACAAAACACTGATCTCTGGAAGAATGTCGAGTTCAGGAAGTCTGTTCTCAAGGAGGCTTTGCCGAACATCTTGCTGGAGAAGATTGGTTTGGACAAAATTATTGAGAGG GTACCGGATAACTACCTCCGAGCCATCTTTGGTAGTTACCTTGCTAGTCGCTTTGTGTACGAGCACGGTGTGTCGGCTAGCCAGTTTGCTTTCTTCGACTTTATGA AAGTGCCCAATAGAAGGTCCATGTTCACGAATTTTTTTACGAATGTGGGATGA
- a CDS encoding HC2 multi-domain protein yields MAATTRARTGNSKPRLLTTIQNTLTPTKNTTKANTSKPRSSNKVVSGRVGKASPSTTTTKKTTTAKKTPAAKAANVKMVKKPRTKTEKVVDAVTGTAEKVVGDLEGKSGKKAAGTRKVRGTDRMAARRV; encoded by the exons ATGGCCGCAACTACACGTGCACGAACTG GAAACTCCAAACCCCGCCTCCTCACCACCATCCAAAACACCCTCACCCCCACCAAAAACACCACAAAAGCAAATACATCCAAACCGCGCTCCTCCAATAAAGTCGTCTCTGGCCGCGTAGGAAAAGCCTCTCCTTCTACCACCACCACTAAGAAAACAACCACTGCAAAGAAGACCCCCGCTGCCAAAGCAGCAAACGTCAAAATGGTAAAGAAACCACGCACCAAGACGGAGAAGGTTGTGGATGCTGTTACCGGTACGGCGGAGAAGGTGGTGGGGGATTTGGAGGGgaagagtgggaagaagGCTGCGGGAACGAGGAAGGTTAGGGGGACTGATAGGATGGCTGCGAGAAGGGTTTAG
- a CDS encoding CypX, Cytochrome P450: MIAISVPYLLGALAVLFVSYRVARDVYLNARIRKLGARAPIRTSYVPYGLDFAYHAVVNAMDNKIYEMWTAVFDKWCGPGRYTVEVGIGERVLMTADPENIKAILATQFKDFGKGEQFRLDWHDFLGNGIFTTDGQLWHNSRQLIRPQFVKDRLSDIDIFEQHSQILISKIEQSQEINTLDLMFRFTLDAATHFLLGQSVGSLEVPKTVFADAFYNAQRVQSLVARVGPLNWAVPRRRMGFYESVQIINDFVIPFIDTALSLSPEELEKKTSHDQGYTFLHALAGYTRDRHMLRDQLVNVLLAGRDTTACTLTWVIYHLSKDPAITAKLRQEIMDTVGLDRKPTYDDLKSMKYLQHILNETLRLYPVVPYNVRVALKDTTLPTGGGPDGQQPIGILAGTPISYSTLIMQRRTDIYPTPSAEFPPAADFAPDRWNSWTPKSWTYVPFNGGPRICIGQQFALTEMGYTLVRLFQRFETVENRMGDVEPGLHADIVLQPANEVRVAFR, translated from the exons ATGATCGCAATTTCTGTACCGTACCTCTTGGGTGCCCTCGCCGTCCTTTTCGTTAGCTACAGGGTAGCACGGGATGTCTACCTCAATGCGCGAATCCGCAAACTTGGCGCTCGCGCGCCCATTCGGACGTCCTATGTTCCATATGGCCTGGATTTCGCCTACCACGCCGTCGTGAATGCCATGGACAACAAAATATACGAAATGTGGACAGCTGTATTTGACAAGTGGTGCGGACCCGGCCGATACACAGTCGAAGTTGGCATAGGAGAGCGAGTCCTCATGACTGCGGACCCGGAGAATATCAAGGCTATTCTGGCAACACAATTCAAGGACTTTGGCAAGGGAGAACAATTCAGGTTGGATTGGCATGACTTTCTCGGTAACG GCATCTTCACCACCGACGGCCAACTATGGCACAATTCGCGCCAGCTCATTCGACCGCAATTTGTCAAAGACCGCCTTAGCGACATTGACATCTTCGAACAGCATAGCCAAATCCTCATCTCCAAGATCGAACAGAGTCAGGAAATTAACACCCTCGATTTGATGTTTAGGTTTACATTGGACGCTGCTACACATTTCTTGCTTGGACAAAGCGTGGGCAGTCTGGAAGTTCCCAAGACGGTGTTTGCTGACGCCTTCTACAACGCCCAGCGTGTACAGAGTCTCGTCGCTCGAGTTGG TCCACTAAATTGGGCTGTTCCCCGTCGCAGGATGGGTTTCTACGAGTCCGTCCAGATCATCAACGACTTCGTAATCCCCTTCATCGACACTgccctctccctctccccCGAAGAACTCGAGAAGAAAACCAGCCACGACCAGGGCTACACCTTCCTCCACGCCCTCGCCGGCTACACCCGCGATCGACACATGCTCCGTGACCAACTCGTCAACGTCCTTCTAGCCGGCCGCGACACCACTGCGTGTACCCTAACGTGGGTCATCTACCACCTCTCCAAGGACCCAGCTATAACCGCCAAGCTGAGACAAGAAATCATGGACACCGTCGGCCTGGACCGCAAGCCTACATACGACGACTTGAAGAGCATGAAATACCTCCAACACATCCTAAACGAAACCCTCCGCCTCTACCCCGTCGTCCCCTACAACGTCCGCGTCGCCCTCAAAGACACCACGCTTCCGACCGGCGGTGGCCCCGACGGCCAACAACCCATTGGTATCCTCGCTGGCACTCCAATCAGCTACTCCACTCTCATCATGCAGCGCCGCACCGACATTTATCCTACTCCCTCCGCTGAATTCCCTCCCGCTGCGGACTTTGCCCCCGACCGATGGAACTCCTGGACCCCGAAGAGCTGGACTTATGTCCCGTTCAACGGTGGTCCCAGAATTTGTATTGGCCAGCAATTTGCGCTTACCGAGATGGGATACACACTTGTGCGCTTGTTCCAGCGGTTCGAGACAGTGGAGAATCGGATGGGTGACGTGGAGCCGGGTCTACATGCTGATATTGTATTGCAGCCGGCGAATGAGGTCAGGGTTGCGTTTCGGTAG